Genomic DNA from Carnobacteriaceae bacterium zg-C25:
ATTAGCAAGCGCTACTTCATTTAATTTATTTTCAGAAAATGCAACTTTTACATCGGTTAATGCTTGTAATTGGTCAGAAGAAACACCTAATTGTACTGATTTTTCATTGAGGCGATACGCTTGTACGACTTGTCTAAGCATGTCTAAATTAGCATCTTTACTTGTCGCTTTACGATTCAACGTTACACTAATATCATTTTGTTCATTTCGTGATAACACAACATACCCATCAATCGTGCTATCGCTTAATTTTTGAACAGCCTCCTGTTCGTTAGCAACATCGACAAAAGTTAATTTTATTGGAGATGCTTTGATTGCTTGTACTAAAGCGTTATCCGTTGATACCAAACTAATTGTCGCTTCATTTGCTTTTGCACGCTCACCCGAAATAACACTAAAAACAACACTGAAAATACCAAACATAATTAACGGCATTAACACCATGAAAATGAAACCGGCACTTTTAACATTGCGACGATACGTTTCTTTCCAAATAACTGAAAATTTACTTTGCACTTTTTTAGACATGGCGTTCACCTACTTTCAATTTAAAAATTTCATCAAGTGTTGGTGGTTGTTGACTAAACGCATAAATATAGCCGTTTTTTGTAACCAAATCATATAAATCATGACCAACTGCTTCATTTTCTAAAAGTACGTTGACACCACTATGTTTTGCTGGAGATACAGATAACACACCCGTCACATTTTGAATGGCTTCAATTGGTGTGTCGCATTCTAAAAAGAGACGTGTACGGCCAAATGATTCACGAACGTCTTGAATCGTTCCGTATAATACGGGATCCCCATGATGCATCATTAGTAATGTATCACATAATTCGGATACATTTTCCATATTATGACTGGAGAAAATGACCGCAGAACCTTTGGCTTTTAAATTTAAAATACCTTGTTTCAATAATTCTGCATTTACAGGGTCTAAACCACTAAATGGCTCATCTAAAATCACTAATTTTGGTTCGTGAATTAATGTGGCAATCACTTGTACTTTTTGTTGATTTCCTTTAGATAATGTTTTGATTTTATCTTTACGTTTTCCTTTTACTTGGAACAATTCTAACCACTCATCGATTTTAGGGCTAATTTCTTTTTTTGATTTCCCTTTTAACAACGCAAAATACAACAATTGCTCTTCAATTGTCATTTTAACGTTTAATCCGCGTTCTTCTGGTAAATAACCGATTTCATCGTACGCGTCTTTACCTAGTGGTTTACCTTTCCAAAGCACTTCACCTTTATCTTTTAAAATAAAGTCTAAGATTAAACGAAAAATCGTCGATTTACCGGCTCCATTTTGTCCGATTAACCCAAGAATTTCACCTTCTTTTACAGTAAACGATACATTGTTATTCGCTACTAATTCGCCGAATGTTTTATGTAGTCCTTTAACTTCTAGCATTGTATTCTCCTTCCTTACGTTTTCTTTTTATAAGATAATTATAAAACAGCTTTGAAAAAAAACAATAATTTTCATTTGGTTTTCATCGCTAGTGTTCAATCATTTTATTGCATTAATCTAATTCTTCAAATTCCATTTCTATAATATTGTCAGCGTCTTTTGTTGGTTTCGAGTGCTTTAATTTCGTATAAACCCAAAACACCGCCCCCGAAACAACGGCTAAAACGAGTAATAATCCTAAAACCCAAAACACCACGCGCAATACAATAAAAATAAGAAGTGCTATTCCAATAGCCATTATGCCACGTCTTACATTGTCCGCCATATACTACTCCTTTATCTATCCTCATCATGCCATTTGTGATTTCGAAAAATTAGCGGTTTCTTTAAATCGAGTAAGTTTAAATAATCAATTAATAAAAACTCGCCAATCACACTTAGCCCTAAAATAATTTGTCTATCAATTTTAGTTTCAACTAGTGATAATAAAATTGCCGCACCTGCAAAGCACATCGCAATACCGTACATTGTCAAGACGGTTCGAGAATGTGTTGTTCCTTTTTTCAAAAATTTATGGTGCATATGCAACCGGTCTGCTTTGGTAATGGATTGTCCTTTTAACAAACGGCGAATAATCGCACAAATAGCATCTGTTAGCGGTAAGCCAATAATGATAATTGGAATGGCGACGGACACATACCCGGGACGTTGAATGCCCATTAAACAAAATACGGAAGTCATGAATCCCATAAACAATGCGCCGGTATCGCCAATAAATAATCGTGCCGGATGATAATTATGCGGCAAAAACCCTAGTAACGTTGCAATTAGTAACAATACCATCATCGTTAAAATAAACACACTGATTGGTGAAAAGAAGTAACTGACAAACGACAATGTCGCTAATGCAATAATGGACACTCCCGTTGATAAGCCATCTAATCCATCAATCAAATTAAAGGCGTTTGTGACAAAATAAATCCACACAACCGTCGTGCCGTAACCAACTAATTCCGCCAACAACGGATTATCAAACCACTCTACGAATACAGAATAAATACGAAATTCAGTCGTAAAGTAAATAATTGTCGCACCGATTAAAATGCCCACTGATTTATAAATCGGTGAAATTTCATACGCATCGTCATACACACCTGTAATGAATACCGGTAAAGATGCAATGAAAAGTGGTAATTGTTCACGAATGACTAATCGAAATGTCACGGTTAAAAAGATGACGGCTAACCAGTAAAACACAAAAATAACGACTCCACCCATTGTTACAATTGGTGTTTGATGGACTTTACGTTCTGACGGTTTGTCTTTTGCTTTGATGTATCGCCACCACCACCCTGTTCCAAGATAGGAAAAAATTAACACCGTTAAAAAAACAAGTGTAAATCCCATTTGAAAACTCATTGCATCTCCTCCTTTCATTAATGTGGTAATTCGTGATTGTAATACGGATCGCCATTTGGAAAATGACTATCCCATTTTGCTTTAAAGCGTTCTTTTTCTCCTAAAAATCGTTTAATTTTTTCAGGCGTATTTTCATACCCACGTGATTTGGATTCATAGTGTAACCATTTCGCAAATCCATTATTGACAATGCGATAACCACGTTCATAAACTTTTAAACAATAATCAATATCGTTAAAGGCAACGACAAATTCTTCACTTAATCCGCCCACTTCATCAAACACTTTACGTGGTGTTAATAGGCATGCCGCCGTTACTGCCAAATAGTTCGTTAACGCGTTATGTCGATAACTTTTATCCAAGTCGGGAACGTTGACTAAAATATGTGTTGGCACTTTGTCTATTCCTAAAATGACCCCGGCGTGTTGGATAGTATGATCCGGATACAGTAGTTTTGCACCGACTGCACCAACGCCATCTTGAACAGCAACACCTACCATGTCACGCAATGCTGTTGGTTCTAACATTTCTGTATCATTATTTAATAACAGTAAATATTCACCTTTGGCAAATGTTGCTCCAAAATTATTGATTGCTGAATAATTGAAAATACCATCCCACACAACAACTTGCACGTTGTCATGTAATGCTTTTAATTTTTCGTA
This window encodes:
- a CDS encoding undecaprenyl/decaprenyl-phosphate alpha-N-acetylglucosaminyl 1-phosphate transferase produces the protein MSFQMGFTLVFLTVLIFSYLGTGWWWRYIKAKDKPSERKVHQTPIVTMGGVVIFVFYWLAVIFLTVTFRLVIREQLPLFIASLPVFITGVYDDAYEISPIYKSVGILIGATIIYFTTEFRIYSVFVEWFDNPLLAELVGYGTTVVWIYFVTNAFNLIDGLDGLSTGVSIIALATLSFVSYFFSPISVFILTMMVLLLIATLLGFLPHNYHPARLFIGDTGALFMGFMTSVFCLMGIQRPGYVSVAIPIIIIGLPLTDAICAIIRRLLKGQSITKADRLHMHHKFLKKGTTHSRTVLTMYGIAMCFAGAAILLSLVETKIDRQIILGLSVIGEFLLIDYLNLLDLKKPLIFRNHKWHDEDR
- a CDS encoding ABC transporter ATP-binding protein encodes the protein MLEVKGLHKTFGELVANNNVSFTVKEGEILGLIGQNGAGKSTIFRLILDFILKDKGEVLWKGKPLGKDAYDEIGYLPEERGLNVKMTIEEQLLYFALLKGKSKKEISPKIDEWLELFQVKGKRKDKIKTLSKGNQQKVQVIATLIHEPKLVILDEPFSGLDPVNAELLKQGILNLKAKGSAVIFSSHNMENVSELCDTLLMMHHGDPVLYGTIQDVRESFGRTRLFLECDTPIEAIQNVTGVLSVSPAKHSGVNVLLENEAVGHDLYDLVTKNGYIYAFSQQPPTLDEIFKLKVGERHV